The following coding sequences lie in one Gouania willdenowi chromosome 5, fGouWil2.1, whole genome shotgun sequence genomic window:
- the uqcc2 gene encoding ubiquinol-cytochrome-c reductase complex assembly factor 2, whose translation MSATRYRRFLKLCEEWPRDETKIGRDLGTYLRQRVASAFREGENTQISDPEKCDQMYESLARINGNVYRQRFPRAKDTSFTGVTAEECKLLLSGNMQQTDEDKKGLWTTLMERFSSKPAEDAPEKSTEK comes from the exons ATGTCCGCGACAAGGTACCGGCGGTTCCTGAAGTTGTGCGAGGAATGGCCGCGGGACGAGACCAAGATAGGACGGGACCTGGGCACGTATCTGCGACAGAGAGTCGCGTCTGCTTTCCGTGAGGGTGAAAACACTCAG ATCTCAGATCCAGAGAAGTGTGACCAGATGTATGAAAGTTTGGCTCGTATTAATGGAAACGTTTACAGACAGCGA TTTCCTCGAGCGAAAGATACAAGCTTTACTGGAGTCACGGCAGAAGAGTGCAAACTGCTTTTGTCAG GGAACATGCAGCAGACAGACGAGGACAAAAAGGGTTTGTGGACGACGCTAATGGAACGCTTCTCCTCCAAACCAGCAGAGGATGCTCCGGAGAAGTCAACAGAAAAATag
- the sxph gene encoding saxiphilin-like isoform X1: protein MRRSVLLLFLTICCIRAKKIRWCTVSDPEQRKCAELSKALVAVLPAATVAAFAKLSCIRASSTTDCIDKIKANRADIITLDAGEVYSAVKQFDLVTVAKEVYSDGGCLFSVAVVRNSSLNIRTLQGLRSCHSGLRWTAGWSMPLGFLLSRNYLTWSKEHPLSHAVGAFFSASCVPGAAAMAPFLCTLCQGQKSYIRQKNHHCVMSHSEPFFNNKGALRCLMTGEGDVAFVDHLALNNIEENEQNNLTLLCADGTQAPLSQYRKCNLGRGPGAAMVTRHNFCKIVRKFLVTVQMLFGLQGRERHRFQLFNSLAFRESDLLFRDVTDRLVVLQDGMDVSQVLGLDYVALLKGLGHEGSSLEDSVVRWCCISHAEQKKCEQWALNIKSDPLVCMRAFSIRDCIEKIKRDEADAVSLDATHTFIAGKCGLVPVVTEYYGESSVSTEGSTQLKTDVLPSLVGVAIAKRSSRSVYFGNLGGRRSCQGYMYGSAGWLLPYRHNLSSEHNVSFSCDPDQVYNQVFWKGCLPGSKENLCKVCIGGTAEAATKRCANNHNERYYGNFGALRCLVGDPSGKSYGDVAFLEHHNLLTNILTLSSTGWAEGWKSSDFELLCRDGRRASLTEWKDCNLGMIPPNTVMTRPVLTARVYDFLMKSQETLIANPNTEFMLFESAQYGESDLLFKDATRGFVHTSHMDYRSILGDDFYSHVESVFNCTHSVILKFCEQDVCSIF, encoded by the exons ATGCGGAGATCGGTTTTACTTTTGTTTCTCACAATATGCTGCATCAGGG CCAAGAAGATTCGATGGTGCACAGTGTCAGATCCTGAACAAAGGAAGTGTGCGGAGTTGTCTAAGGCTCTGGTGGCAGTACTTCCTGCAGCTACTGTGGCAGCTTTTGCTAAACTCTCATGCATTCGTGCTTCTAGCACTACAGACTGTATCGACAAGATCAAG GCTAACCGGGCTGACATCATTACATTAGATGCTGGAGAAGTTTACAGTGCTGTCAAGCAGTTTGACTTAGTCACAGTTGCTAAGGAGGTCTACAGTGATG GAGGCTGCCTTTTCTCTGTGGCCGTGGTGAGAAACAGCAGCTTGAACATTCGAACCCTGCAGGGCCTGCGGAGCTGCCATAGTGGGCTTCGATGGACAGCTGGATGGAGTATGCCTCTGGGGTTCCTGTTGTCCAGAAACTACTTAACTTGGTCCAAAGAACATCCGCTCAGTCATG CTGTCGGGGCCTTCTTCAGTGCAAGCTGTGTTCCTGGAGCTGCTGCTATGGCACCTTTCCTCTGCACTCTGTGCCAAGGTCAGAAGTCCTACATCCGCCAGAAGAATCATCACTGCGTGATGTCCCACAGTGAGCCCTTCTTCAATAACAAGGGAGCCCTCAG gtgTCTCATGACGGGAGAAGGGGATGTAGCATTTGTGGATCATTTAGCCCTCAACAACATTGAAG AGAATGAGCAAAACAACTTAACGTTATTGTGCGCCGATGGCACTCAAGCTCCGCTGAGCCAATACAGAAAGTGTAACCTGGGACGTGGGCCAGGAGCAGCGATGGTCACCAGACACAATTTTTGCAAGATTGTCCGAAAATTTCTTGTTACTgttcag ATGCTGTTTGGTCTACAAGGTAGAGAAAGACATCGTTTTCAACTCTTCAATtctttagcttttagagaaaGTGACCTTCTCTTCAGAGACGTCACTGACAGACTGGTGGTTCTGCAGGATGGTATGGATGTCAGTCAGGTGCTGGGTCTGGATTACGTTGCGCTCCTTAAAGGTCTCGGTCACGAAG GTAGCTCTCTCGAGGACAGTGTTGTGCGGTGGTGCTGCATCAGCCATGCAGAGCAGAAGAAGTGTGAGCAGTGGGCTCTCAACATTAAGTCAGACCCACTGGTTTGCATGAGGGCATTTTCTATTCGTGActgcattgaaaaaataaag AGGGATGAGGCTGACGCTGTCTCGTTGGATGCAACACACACCTTCATCGCAGGGAAATGTGGTCTTGTACCTGTTGTTACAGAGTATTATG GGGAGTCCTCTGTGTCTACTGAGGGATCAACCCAATTGAAAACAGATG TCTTACCCTCGTTGGTGGGTGTAGCCATTGCCAAACGCTCCAGCAGGAGTGTGTACTTTGGGAATCTCGGAGGCCGTCGCTCCTGTCAGGGCTACATGTACGGTTCTGCAGGCTGGCTGCTGCCATACAGACACAATTTAAGCTCGGAGCACAACGTCAGCTTCTCCTGTGATCCAGATCAAG TGTACAACCAGGTATTTTGGAAAGGCTGTCTTCCTGGGTCTAAAGAGAATCTCTGCAAAGTGTGCATAGGGGGCACGGCAGAGGCTGCAACCAAACGTTGTGCTAATAACCACAATGAGCGTTACTATGGCAACTTTGGGGCTCTGAG GTGCCTGGTTGGAGATCCAAGTGGTAAAAGCTATGGAGATGTGGCCTTCCTTGAGCACCACAACCTTCTCACCAATATCCTTA CTCTGAGCAGCACTGGCTGGGCTGAGGGGTGGAAGTCATCTGATTTTGAGTTGCTGTGTAGAGATGGCCGTCGTGCTTCATTGACAGAATGGAAGGATTGTAACCTGGGAATGATCCCACCTAACACTGTCATGACTCGTCCTGTCCTCACAGCGCGAGTGTATGATTTCCTCATGAAGTCACAA GAAACTTTGATAGCCAACCCAAACACAGAGTTCATGCTGTTTGAGTCGGCTCAATATGGAGAGAGTGATCTGCTGTTTAAAGATGCAACAAGGGGCTTTGTCCACACGAGCCACATGGACTACCGCTCTATCCTTGGAGACGACTTTTACTCTCATGTAGAAAGTGTGTTCAATTGCACACACTCTG TTATCTTGAAATTCTGTGAACAAGACGTGTGCAGTATATTTTAA
- the tomm6 gene encoding mitochondrial import receptor subunit TOM6 homolog, which produces MSAPSAKKSSPSSVMDWISSACHFATDRNDFRRNLLVNLGLFAAGVWVARNLSDFDLMSPQPVT; this is translated from the exons ATGAGCGCACCCAGTGCTAAGAAGAGCTCTCCCTCCAGTGTAATGGACTGGATCAGCTCGGCTTGTCACTTCGCTACGGACAGAAACGATTTCAGGAG GAACCTCCTGGTCAATTTAGGATTGTTTGCAGCCGGCGTTTGGGTTGCAAGAAACCTTTCTGATTTTGACCTGATGTCTCCTCAGCCGGTCACATAA
- the sxph gene encoding saxiphilin-like isoform X2, producing the protein MVFPPKKIRWCTVSDPEQRKCAELSKALVAVLPAATVAAFAKLSCIRASSTTDCIDKIKANRADIITLDAGEVYSAVKQFDLVTVAKEVYSDGGCLFSVAVVRNSSLNIRTLQGLRSCHSGLRWTAGWSMPLGFLLSRNYLTWSKEHPLSHAVGAFFSASCVPGAAAMAPFLCTLCQGQKSYIRQKNHHCVMSHSEPFFNNKGALRCLMTGEGDVAFVDHLALNNIEENEQNNLTLLCADGTQAPLSQYRKCNLGRGPGAAMVTRHNFCKIVRKFLVTVQMLFGLQGRERHRFQLFNSLAFRESDLLFRDVTDRLVVLQDGMDVSQVLGLDYVALLKGLGHEGSSLEDSVVRWCCISHAEQKKCEQWALNIKSDPLVCMRAFSIRDCIEKIKRDEADAVSLDATHTFIAGKCGLVPVVTEYYGESSVSTEGSTQLKTDVLPSLVGVAIAKRSSRSVYFGNLGGRRSCQGYMYGSAGWLLPYRHNLSSEHNVSFSCDPDQVYNQVFWKGCLPGSKENLCKVCIGGTAEAATKRCANNHNERYYGNFGALRCLVGDPSGKSYGDVAFLEHHNLLTNILTLSSTGWAEGWKSSDFELLCRDGRRASLTEWKDCNLGMIPPNTVMTRPVLTARVYDFLMKSQETLIANPNTEFMLFESAQYGESDLLFKDATRGFVHTSHMDYRSILGDDFYSHVESVFNCTHSVILKFCEQDVCSIF; encoded by the exons ATGGTTTTTCCAC CCAAGAAGATTCGATGGTGCACAGTGTCAGATCCTGAACAAAGGAAGTGTGCGGAGTTGTCTAAGGCTCTGGTGGCAGTACTTCCTGCAGCTACTGTGGCAGCTTTTGCTAAACTCTCATGCATTCGTGCTTCTAGCACTACAGACTGTATCGACAAGATCAAG GCTAACCGGGCTGACATCATTACATTAGATGCTGGAGAAGTTTACAGTGCTGTCAAGCAGTTTGACTTAGTCACAGTTGCTAAGGAGGTCTACAGTGATG GAGGCTGCCTTTTCTCTGTGGCCGTGGTGAGAAACAGCAGCTTGAACATTCGAACCCTGCAGGGCCTGCGGAGCTGCCATAGTGGGCTTCGATGGACAGCTGGATGGAGTATGCCTCTGGGGTTCCTGTTGTCCAGAAACTACTTAACTTGGTCCAAAGAACATCCGCTCAGTCATG CTGTCGGGGCCTTCTTCAGTGCAAGCTGTGTTCCTGGAGCTGCTGCTATGGCACCTTTCCTCTGCACTCTGTGCCAAGGTCAGAAGTCCTACATCCGCCAGAAGAATCATCACTGCGTGATGTCCCACAGTGAGCCCTTCTTCAATAACAAGGGAGCCCTCAG gtgTCTCATGACGGGAGAAGGGGATGTAGCATTTGTGGATCATTTAGCCCTCAACAACATTGAAG AGAATGAGCAAAACAACTTAACGTTATTGTGCGCCGATGGCACTCAAGCTCCGCTGAGCCAATACAGAAAGTGTAACCTGGGACGTGGGCCAGGAGCAGCGATGGTCACCAGACACAATTTTTGCAAGATTGTCCGAAAATTTCTTGTTACTgttcag ATGCTGTTTGGTCTACAAGGTAGAGAAAGACATCGTTTTCAACTCTTCAATtctttagcttttagagaaaGTGACCTTCTCTTCAGAGACGTCACTGACAGACTGGTGGTTCTGCAGGATGGTATGGATGTCAGTCAGGTGCTGGGTCTGGATTACGTTGCGCTCCTTAAAGGTCTCGGTCACGAAG GTAGCTCTCTCGAGGACAGTGTTGTGCGGTGGTGCTGCATCAGCCATGCAGAGCAGAAGAAGTGTGAGCAGTGGGCTCTCAACATTAAGTCAGACCCACTGGTTTGCATGAGGGCATTTTCTATTCGTGActgcattgaaaaaataaag AGGGATGAGGCTGACGCTGTCTCGTTGGATGCAACACACACCTTCATCGCAGGGAAATGTGGTCTTGTACCTGTTGTTACAGAGTATTATG GGGAGTCCTCTGTGTCTACTGAGGGATCAACCCAATTGAAAACAGATG TCTTACCCTCGTTGGTGGGTGTAGCCATTGCCAAACGCTCCAGCAGGAGTGTGTACTTTGGGAATCTCGGAGGCCGTCGCTCCTGTCAGGGCTACATGTACGGTTCTGCAGGCTGGCTGCTGCCATACAGACACAATTTAAGCTCGGAGCACAACGTCAGCTTCTCCTGTGATCCAGATCAAG TGTACAACCAGGTATTTTGGAAAGGCTGTCTTCCTGGGTCTAAAGAGAATCTCTGCAAAGTGTGCATAGGGGGCACGGCAGAGGCTGCAACCAAACGTTGTGCTAATAACCACAATGAGCGTTACTATGGCAACTTTGGGGCTCTGAG GTGCCTGGTTGGAGATCCAAGTGGTAAAAGCTATGGAGATGTGGCCTTCCTTGAGCACCACAACCTTCTCACCAATATCCTTA CTCTGAGCAGCACTGGCTGGGCTGAGGGGTGGAAGTCATCTGATTTTGAGTTGCTGTGTAGAGATGGCCGTCGTGCTTCATTGACAGAATGGAAGGATTGTAACCTGGGAATGATCCCACCTAACACTGTCATGACTCGTCCTGTCCTCACAGCGCGAGTGTATGATTTCCTCATGAAGTCACAA GAAACTTTGATAGCCAACCCAAACACAGAGTTCATGCTGTTTGAGTCGGCTCAATATGGAGAGAGTGATCTGCTGTTTAAAGATGCAACAAGGGGCTTTGTCCACACGAGCCACATGGACTACCGCTCTATCCTTGGAGACGACTTTTACTCTCATGTAGAAAGTGTGTTCAATTGCACACACTCTG TTATCTTGAAATTCTGTGAACAAGACGTGTGCAGTATATTTTAA
- the sirt4 gene encoding NAD-dependent protein lipoamidase sirtuin-4, mitochondrial, whose product MRLLWRFVLPATPRRTYSAYRSALSFVPACSPADTASLEQLQDFVNRAARLFVITGAGLSTESGIPDYRSEGVGLYARTDRRPMQHVEFVRSAKSRQRYWARNFVGWPQFSHHQPNFAHRALRGWESRGKLHWLVTQNVDALHSKAGHSRLTELHGCSHRVVCLGCGDITLREELQRRFTTLNPSWSAQAGAVAPDGDVFLEDEQVLHFRVPSCKDCGGILKPDVTFFGDTVNKKTVTFVHDRLSESDAVMVVGSSLQVYSGYRFLLAASDRKMPIAIVNIGPTRADHLAELRVSGRCGEVLWAIQHL is encoded by the exons ATGAGACTATTATGGAGGTTCGTCCTTCCAGCGACTCCCCGGAGAACCTACTCGGCTTACCGCAGTGCGCTGAGCTTCGTCCCCGCATGCAGCCCCGCAGACACCGCCTCTCTGGAACAGCTGCAGGACTTTGTGAACCGAGCCGCTCGCCTGTTTGTCATCACCGGAGCGGGTCTCTCCACAGAGTCCGGGATCCCAGACTACCGCTCTGAGGGCGTCGGGCTGTACGCCCGCACCGACCGGAGACCCATGCAGCACGTAGAGTTTGTCAGAAGCGCAAAGTCCCGACAGCGGTACTGGGCCAGAAACTTCGTGGGTTGGCCGCAGTTTTCCCACCACCAGCCCAACTTTGCACACCGGGCTCTGCGGGGGTGGGAGTCCCGGGGAAAGCTCCACTGGCTGGTCACACAGAATGTGGACGCCCTGCATTCAAAGGCTGGACACAGCCGCCTCACGGAGCTGCACGGCTGCTCCCACAG gGTGGTATGCCTTGGCTGTGGTGACATCACACTCAGGGAAGAGCTGCAGAGACGGTTTACAACGTTAAACCCAAGCTGGAGCGCTCAGGCAGGTGCTGTAGCTCCGGATGGTGACGTTTTCTTGGAGGACGAGCAGGTTCTCCATTTCAGAGTCCCTTCCTGCAAAGACTGCGGAGGCATACTGAAACCAGACGTCACTTTTTTTGGAGACACTGTTAACAAAAAAACTGTGACGTTTGTGCATGACAGACTGTCCGAATCTGATGCAGTGATGGTTGTTGGCTCATCATTACAG GTTTACTCAGGATACCGGTTTTTATTGGCGGCGAGTGACAGGAAGATGCCGATTGCCATCGTGAACATTGGGCCTACACGTGCAGATCATCTGGCTGAGCTGAGGGTGAGCGGCCGCTGTGGAGAAGTCCTGTGGGCTATTCAGCATCTCTGA
- the c5h1orf74 gene encoding UPF0739 protein C1orf74 homolog: MTSTQELFVSAARRFLCACRKSLSVSQSVALAAQVTAVDLGLKPALLYDSNAACTGQLHEYIRSLQSIQLLSESLLTLDLNGNSLIVNVDTVKSNFRHIVQGNSVAVVNICHILEKPIILSPKRKELQSVVEELIRLLGAPEAGEPLYVGDKCEQWNLCTVFGLLLGYPVTYWFDQTESFENCLSMTPLEVISASVTWRPGSTDHRCCLYSFSVPAVLHEETQPTVGQWKLHLQERFDQQHLLQDLSISQSIVTLPSVCL; the protein is encoded by the coding sequence ATGACGTCCACTCAGGAGCTCTTTGTTTCTGCAGCACGTAGGTTTCTGTGTGCGTGCAGAAAGTCACTCTCTGTCTCTCAGAGTGTGGCCTTGGCTGCTCAGGTTACAGCTGTTGATTTGGGCTTAAAGCCCGCCCTGTTGTATGACAGTAACGCTGCATGTACAGGGCAATTGCACGAGTATATAAGGTCACTGCAGTCAATCCAGCTATTGTCAGAGTCACTTCTTACTCTTGATTTAAATGGTAACAGTTTAATTGTTAATGTGGATACAGTCAAGTCTAACTTCAGGCATATTGTTCAAGGCAACAGTGTAGCAGTGGTTAACATCTGTCACATACTGGAGAAGCCCATCATCCTCAGCCCAAAGAGAAAAGAGCTTCAAAGTGTAGTTGAGGAGCTGATTCGCCTTCTTGGGGCTCCTGAGGCTGGTGAACCTCTTTATGTCGGGGACAAATGTGAGCAGTGGAACCTGTGCACCGTCTTTGGTCTTCTGCTGGGTTATCCTGTCACCTATTGGTTCGACCAGACTGAGAGCTTTGAAAACTGCCTGTCCATGACACCACTGGAGGTGATCTCAGCCTCTGTGACATGGAGGCCTGGTTCTACAGATCACAGGTGTTGTCTGTATTCCTTCAGCGTCCCAGCTGTCCTGCATGAAGAGACACAACCCACTGTGGGGCAGTGGAAGCTGCATCTGCAGGAGCGGTTTGATCAGCAGCACCTCCTGCAGGATCTTAGTATAAGTCAGTCTATAGTTACTCTGCCCTCAGTCTGTCTGTGA
- the sxph gene encoding saxiphilin-like isoform X3: MPLGFLLSRNYLTWSKEHPLSHAVGAFFSASCVPGAAAMAPFLCTLCQGQKSYIRQKNHHCVMSHSEPFFNNKGALRCLMTGEGDVAFVDHLALNNIEENEQNNLTLLCADGTQAPLSQYRKCNLGRGPGAAMVTRHNFCKIVRKFLVTVQMLFGLQGRERHRFQLFNSLAFRESDLLFRDVTDRLVVLQDGMDVSQVLGLDYVALLKGLGHEGSSLEDSVVRWCCISHAEQKKCEQWALNIKSDPLVCMRAFSIRDCIEKIKRDEADAVSLDATHTFIAGKCGLVPVVTEYYGESSVSTEGSTQLKTDVLPSLVGVAIAKRSSRSVYFGNLGGRRSCQGYMYGSAGWLLPYRHNLSSEHNVSFSCDPDQVYNQVFWKGCLPGSKENLCKVCIGGTAEAATKRCANNHNERYYGNFGALRCLVGDPSGKSYGDVAFLEHHNLLTNILTLSSTGWAEGWKSSDFELLCRDGRRASLTEWKDCNLGMIPPNTVMTRPVLTARVYDFLMKSQETLIANPNTEFMLFESAQYGESDLLFKDATRGFVHTSHMDYRSILGDDFYSHVESVFNCTHSVILKFCEQDVCSIF, from the exons ATGCCTCTGGGGTTCCTGTTGTCCAGAAACTACTTAACTTGGTCCAAAGAACATCCGCTCAGTCATG CTGTCGGGGCCTTCTTCAGTGCAAGCTGTGTTCCTGGAGCTGCTGCTATGGCACCTTTCCTCTGCACTCTGTGCCAAGGTCAGAAGTCCTACATCCGCCAGAAGAATCATCACTGCGTGATGTCCCACAGTGAGCCCTTCTTCAATAACAAGGGAGCCCTCAG gtgTCTCATGACGGGAGAAGGGGATGTAGCATTTGTGGATCATTTAGCCCTCAACAACATTGAAG AGAATGAGCAAAACAACTTAACGTTATTGTGCGCCGATGGCACTCAAGCTCCGCTGAGCCAATACAGAAAGTGTAACCTGGGACGTGGGCCAGGAGCAGCGATGGTCACCAGACACAATTTTTGCAAGATTGTCCGAAAATTTCTTGTTACTgttcag ATGCTGTTTGGTCTACAAGGTAGAGAAAGACATCGTTTTCAACTCTTCAATtctttagcttttagagaaaGTGACCTTCTCTTCAGAGACGTCACTGACAGACTGGTGGTTCTGCAGGATGGTATGGATGTCAGTCAGGTGCTGGGTCTGGATTACGTTGCGCTCCTTAAAGGTCTCGGTCACGAAG GTAGCTCTCTCGAGGACAGTGTTGTGCGGTGGTGCTGCATCAGCCATGCAGAGCAGAAGAAGTGTGAGCAGTGGGCTCTCAACATTAAGTCAGACCCACTGGTTTGCATGAGGGCATTTTCTATTCGTGActgcattgaaaaaataaag AGGGATGAGGCTGACGCTGTCTCGTTGGATGCAACACACACCTTCATCGCAGGGAAATGTGGTCTTGTACCTGTTGTTACAGAGTATTATG GGGAGTCCTCTGTGTCTACTGAGGGATCAACCCAATTGAAAACAGATG TCTTACCCTCGTTGGTGGGTGTAGCCATTGCCAAACGCTCCAGCAGGAGTGTGTACTTTGGGAATCTCGGAGGCCGTCGCTCCTGTCAGGGCTACATGTACGGTTCTGCAGGCTGGCTGCTGCCATACAGACACAATTTAAGCTCGGAGCACAACGTCAGCTTCTCCTGTGATCCAGATCAAG TGTACAACCAGGTATTTTGGAAAGGCTGTCTTCCTGGGTCTAAAGAGAATCTCTGCAAAGTGTGCATAGGGGGCACGGCAGAGGCTGCAACCAAACGTTGTGCTAATAACCACAATGAGCGTTACTATGGCAACTTTGGGGCTCTGAG GTGCCTGGTTGGAGATCCAAGTGGTAAAAGCTATGGAGATGTGGCCTTCCTTGAGCACCACAACCTTCTCACCAATATCCTTA CTCTGAGCAGCACTGGCTGGGCTGAGGGGTGGAAGTCATCTGATTTTGAGTTGCTGTGTAGAGATGGCCGTCGTGCTTCATTGACAGAATGGAAGGATTGTAACCTGGGAATGATCCCACCTAACACTGTCATGACTCGTCCTGTCCTCACAGCGCGAGTGTATGATTTCCTCATGAAGTCACAA GAAACTTTGATAGCCAACCCAAACACAGAGTTCATGCTGTTTGAGTCGGCTCAATATGGAGAGAGTGATCTGCTGTTTAAAGATGCAACAAGGGGCTTTGTCCACACGAGCCACATGGACTACCGCTCTATCCTTGGAGACGACTTTTACTCTCATGTAGAAAGTGTGTTCAATTGCACACACTCTG TTATCTTGAAATTCTGTGAACAAGACGTGTGCAGTATATTTTAA